TCGGTTTTGAAGTGCTTGTAAGGTTTTCAAAAGGAAGGTTAGTCAGGGTAGAGCTCACAGGAAGAAGAAGTAATGCTACTGAGCTGCCAGATTTCAAGCCTGGTCTTTCTACTTTCGGCCATTTTGATAGTAGTGTTATGAAGGCTGCGATGAAAATTCCAGTGGGCAGGGTTACAACCTATATGGCTCTTGCAGATGCGGCTGGAAGACAGAAGGCTGCAAGGGCGGCTGGCAATGTTATGGCAAAGAACCCCTATGCCATTGTTGTACCCTGTCACAGAGTAATAAGGAGTGATTTAAGCTTGGGAGGTTATTTTTATGGCACAGAAATAAAGAGAGGCCTTCTGGAGGGAGAGGGAGTGAAATTTAAAGGTGATAAGGTGGAGAAGGAGTTTGTTATTGAAATTCATGGATGAGGCGTGTGATGTTTCATAAAATAGTGGAGTATTCCAGTTAGTTAAGACTTCCATTTTGATATACTCCGGTGGTGTAAGAACGTGAGGTAATTAAAATTCTTAAGACTGTTTTAGTTAACCTGGCTTCGAAGTTTTTATCTCGTGAACAATCTTAAGTATTACTACAGGTGTAAAAATGTCTCCAAGAAGTATTGGTGAGATAAAAGAACTTTTGGAAAAATATAAAGAAGAGCTAAAAAGGAAGTATAAAATAAAAGAGATAGGCATTTTTGGTTCTTATGTCAGAGAAGAGCAGAAAGAGACAAGTGATATAGACATCCTTGTTGAATTTGGGAATGATGCTGAGCTCAGCCTCCTCGATTTTATTGGAATTGAGCAGGAACTGAGCGATTTGCTGGGGGTTAAAGTTGACCTGGTGGAAAAGAAAACCCTCAAGCCCTATATAGGGGAACACATTAAAAGGGAGGTCGTCTACCTTTGAGGAGGGATAGCAGAGACTTCCTCAAAGAAATACTCAGAGCCATTGAAGATGCGGAAGAGATTACCACGGGAATTGACCTTCAGACTTTTGCCTCCAACAAGGAGAAGCTCTACTCTACTATTCACTGCCTGGAAATAATCGGCGAGGCTGTAAAGAGTCTTCCTTCTGAAATAAAAGTAAAGTACGCCCAAATCCCATGGAAGAAAATAGCAGGTATGAGAGACAAGCTTATCCACGGGTACTTTTCAGTTGACTCTGAGAGAGTGTGGATAACAGTAAAAAGGGATTTACCACCTCTCAAGGAGATTATAAAAGAAATTTTGAATGATATGGAATGAAAGGTTTTAACTCATTTATTATTTCGTCTTTACTATCTTTAAGGCTTTCTTTCATCAAATCAACAGTTTTAATATAAATATTCAACTCCCTGGGAAGCTCACATTTTGTTTGACATTCATCGCTGTGAAGTGATATAGTAATGGGATTTTCATTGGGTTCAGTGAAGTTTTCAGTTTTTGGATAGAGTAGCACAATCTCAGAACATTTTCCGGCTATTCCATAAGCCATCATCTGGTAGATGTCTTGATTAGAAGATTTTATGTAAAGCTTGTATTTTGTATCTATTATGAGCTTTATTTTTTTATTTTTATAACTTGACCTCGCCACTTAATGCCTAAAGATAGGAAATATATTGGTGTTATGCCAACTATTCCCCATGAAAAACACTACATTTTCTTTAGGCGGAATAGCCTTGTTGGACAAGGCAGAAAAAGCTTTCGGTTTGGTCTCCGGGATTTTTGACGGGGTCACCAAAAAGGCGAAGAATTTCGAGGGCAGGGTTAAGGTCCTCCTGAACAACCGTTTGACCCATGGGGTATCGGTGCATCGGATCCTGGACACATATCCGGAAGAATGTTTTGAGCGTCTGGGGT
This sequence is a window from archaeon BMS3Bbin15. Protein-coding genes within it:
- the ada gene encoding bifunctional transcriptional activator/DNA repair enzyme Ada translates to MQKIFSYLGFEVLVRFSKGRLVRVELTGRRSNATELPDFKPGLSTFGHFDSSVMKAAMKIPVGRVTTYMALADAAGRQKAARAAGNVMAKNPYAIVVPCHRVIRSDLSLGGYFYGTEIKRGLLEGEGVKFKGDKVEKEFVIEIHG
- a CDS encoding nucleotidyltransferase domain protein, with the translated sequence MSPRSIGEIKELLEKYKEELKRKYKIKEIGIFGSYVREEQKETSDIDILVEFGNDAELSLLDFIGIEQELSDLLGVKVDLVEKKTLKPYIGEHIKREVVYL
- a CDS encoding McrBC 5-methylcytosine restriction system component, which produces MARSSYKNKKIKLIIDTKYKLYIKSSNQDIYQMMAYGIAGKCSEIVLLYPKTENFTEPNENPITISLHSDECQTKCELPRELNIYIKTVDLMKESLKDSKDEIINELKPFIPYHSKFLL